The nucleotide sequence acgaGTAATGAATCTGAGTAAGTTGCTTGTAGATCGCAATAATTAAActgtctaataataataataataataataataaaataccaaTATTTATCTGTTTGAAGTTTTTTGTCCTGCTTTTACTGacttttaattcttttaataaaactcgtctttattgatttatttatttacttacagaAGATTTAATAAATCCAGAAACCAAAAACATctgcagaacaaacaaacaaacaaacaagtaaacaaataaataaataaataattgattgattttaaattattattaatgataattggaagaaaaacaacaacattgttTTGCTTTAGAAAATGTCACTAAATAGGtaatatttcattcattaaaatgttattaaaaagttaCCTTTCAAAACAAATTCCATCACATACTTATTGACAAGGTAACATGGTAATGCTaaggttaaaatgaaaaataaataaaaatgaaaagtttttaaaaataaataaaaagttttccaTTAAAAGTCTTGCCacttccaataaataaataaatattcggtttatttaaatagtttatagtTCTGCTAGGCTTATTACACAGCAAACCTTCAAAACTCAAACTGCCTCATATATTGGTCAACGTGGTGTGAGATGGTAACAATGCAAATGTcattaagtattaaaataaaacatctaaatgaaGCGTATGCAGACAGTGAATAAGAGAGCAAACGCGTTTGACGCTGTGCGTGATGTTTGTAGAGCAGCCGTGTGTTGTGTGTTGATGTTTGATGTCAGATGAGCTCAGACTCACATTCAGCAGGTTTTCTGGATCAGGACAGACTTCATGGCGCCGGAGTTTGTCGCCTGTGCTGCGGGTGTGAACTCCGCCATTCATCTCAATGGGGCTCAGAGGATCTCCATCATCTGCTCGTTACAGTCGCTttgatgtgtgtgtgaaggTGCGGATGATGGTGATGGTGATGAGGAGCTTCTGTCGCGCTCAATCCGCCCACAGGAGCAAATCTACACACCGCAACAGACCAAAACAGAGCAGACCACATCTCACATACAGGCCCGACgacaaacactgtaaaatatattaaggatttgagaatcaaaaacaaaaacactatcATTAAATGGCCATTACAACTACAAATTGGCCAAATAcaacattatatttttacattatatatatattttacaggtTTCAAGTACGAAAAAGAATCCTATTTTTAggaccattatttatttatttatttatttatttatttgcattgaaATATTGTCACGTCAGacactgtatattaaaaaatgaataaaatgtaaatatatttgctttttttaaaatcaaacttttaatttaatttaaacagattGACAGTTAGCTTaatataagttaaaaaaatcatttgtttatatgtatatgtttatatatatatatatatatatatatacatacacacacacacacacacacacacacacacacacatatatatatatatatatatatatatatatatatatacatacatacatacatacatatacactacccttcaaaagtttggggtcagtacatttttattgttttttttttttttttttttttaagaaattaatacttttattcaccaaggatgtattaagttaataattaaaagtttattaaaagttaataataaataatttacattgttataaaatatttatattttgaataaacactgtactttttaaacttgttatttatgaaataatcctgaaaaaaaataaaaataaaataaattaaaaaaaaagtcacaggttccaaaaaatatttggcagcacaactgttgatattatccaacattgatcattctaataataaatccgcatattagaatgatttctaaaggatcatgtgacacttaagactggagtaacagctgataaaaattcagcttttcatcacaggaataaattctattttaaagtatgttaaaataaaaaactttattttatattgtaaacacattttgcaatattactgttttttttctatatttttaatcaaataaatgcagccttgatgagcataagagacttctttaaagactattacaagtcttactgaccccaaacttttgaacggtagtgtatatgtatatatatatatatatatatacatacatacatatacacacacacacacacacacacacacacacatatatatataaatatatatattatacgattaaaaacaaaattatggtATAgacaactgaaaaataaaaggctaaaagactttattttatacgatttttcagattttgcgtaaagacaatatttatttatgtacatacatatacaaTTTGCTTATAGAACTACATACAGTGCTTGCTTctatattttacttattaaaaCCCTGTTTAGGggttgtttttatacattttatattacatcTAGATTCTAGATTACAAACAtcgatcatttaaaaaataagaaaattaaaaaaaaaaaaaaaaaaaaaaaaaagaagttcaaAAGTAGCAGGGTGCGAAAAGCATCGGGTGGAGGCGTGGCTGTGGCGGCATTTGTGGCGCGGGAATCCGCTGCAGGCTCTGTGGCGGGTAATAGAGAGGCGTGCGCTGTCCGCTCATGGCCTGGTGCTGAAGTGACGTCACCGACGGGAGAACTGTCGGTACGAAAAACTCGGCAGCGCGCATGTCCTGAACTTCCCGCTTCAGCTTCATCCTTCTGTTCTGGAACCAGGTTttaaccttaaaaaaataaaacaaaacaattacataCATATCCACTTTCAAAATGATGTTTCATTACATTCACAATGTAAACATACAGcgctaaaatattaatatgttaaGAACAAGTAATGAAGCTGATTTAGTTGCTTGCAGATCGTAATATTAAATTGTCtaagaacaataaataaatacatttatctgTTCGCGATTTTTTCCTGCTTTTAGTTACTTGTAATTCTTAAAACtcgttttgatttatttatttacttatgcaTCTTCTTACTTACTTAAGATTTAATTCATCCAggaattaaaacattaatatgaagaatgtaaataaataaataaataaatctgtttgCAATTTTCTCCTTTTGCTTACTTGTAATTCTCAAAACTTGTCTTTATTGACTTACTTACTGAAATTGTAATGAATCCAGGAACCAAAATGCTAATCTGAAGAAcgtataatgaaaataaacaaataaatagataaatttaatgtatttattatttacttatattacattatagagtctaaataaataaatacaaatatttatctatttgcaatttttttctgcttttagtttaattcttaaaactcgttttgatttatttatttatttacttatgcaTCTACTTACTTACTTAAGATTTAATTCATCCAGgaattaaaacactaatatgaagaatgtaaataaataaataaataaataaatctgtttgCAATTTCCtctttttggttaaataaataaacagaataaacaaagaaatttaataaatgtaatatttatttatattgcattatagggtctaaataaataaatacaaatatttgccATTTTTTCCTGCTTTTAGTTACTTGTAATTGTCaaaatttgtctttatttcctTACTTCTTACTTACTGAAGATTTCAAGACTCCAGGAACAAAATACTAATCTGAAGAAtgtataatgaacataaataaatcagaatttatagtattatttataaatagcaaaaattgTTATTAGTAATTCTCAAAACTCatctttctttattatttacttactgaAGATTTAATGAATCCAGGAACCAAAATACTAATCTAaagaatttttaatgtaaacaaataaatatgtttgcAATTTTTCCTGCTTTTAGTTCTCAAAAAGTATAGTATTgtttataaatagtaaaatttttaaatggttattCTCAAAATTGTCTCTCTTTATCATTTACTTATTGAAGATTTAGTGAATCCAGGAACCAAAATAATAATCTGTATAATGTAGTAAAatgtataatgaaaataaataaataaacgtatctgtttaccttttatttatttaaaaaaacacaatatcttTTACATAAATAGCCCCGAAGTGTGACTAATGTATTTTTACTCTTTTACTCAATaagtttacaaaacaaatctgCTGACACGTCTAGAAATGTCATCATCTCTCATACACACCTGTGTTTCAGACAGCTGCAGCTTCTCTGCTATTTTCCGTCTTTGAGTCGCACCGAGGTACTTGTGTTTGCTGAAGGTTTTCTCAAGACGCGAGATCTGATCCGAGCTGAACTTGGTTCTGACGCGCCGCTGCGGCCCGGATTCTCCTTCGCTCTCATCGCTCTCGGAGGCCGAGGTGTAGCCACAGCTGTCTGATGCAAGAGGAAAAACATGTAAGATGCGTTTCAGaatccaaaacaacactgaaagCCACAGCGAGAAGGTCATACTTACTTGTAGGAGAAGACGGGGCCTTGGTTTCTCCTTCTCCAACCGCATCTGAAGATGCATGAGGAGCATCACTAAAGGCGTCATTTGGCGCATTTCTGAAGCATTTCTCCCGGTCCAAATCTTGAGCATGGAAGCTCTGGGACAACCACTCCACTGAGAACTTCTTGAACATGATGTTTCCTCCTAATAATTTGATGAGCTGTAGTTCTTGTGGTCAGTGTCTTGACTTTATACGAGCTTCTCCGCTCATTTGCATGAGTAAAGCGACTCTCGGCGGAATTATAACTCTGTAATTGAAGTTAATAGATGTCGCAATGGGCTCGTTCACACGTTTGGCGTACTTGTGATATCCAGGCGCCAGCGAGTCTGAGCACCTCATGTGTTCACCTCAAGTACCTGAGAATCATCATCAATGCACTGATACAATCAATTGACGGAGAGCAACATCATCCACTCAAGACAAGACCTCATCCATCGCCGATAATGTGAAGATGAAAGCGAACGGTGGATCTGGGCGGATCACTGTTTTACTTACAGTCGGATTAAGTCTTGATCCCCATTGTGTTTGAATCTTTCCAATCTATGTCAATTCAACACGCttgtttattacattaaatgcaTCTTCGCGTATTATGGGTCTGAGCGGCAAAGCTGATGTCTACAGACGAGTTTCTCCTGCTTTGTCTCCTGTCATTGAAGACTACATGGTGCTGCGCGAGAGGAAAGGAGAAAAGCGTTTGATGTTTAATGGTAAACATTGAAAGGCGTCTCTGGCGCCTCACAAACTCCCGCGAGTCGCACGAGTTTGAATGAGTCGCTTGGAAACACTGAATTATAAATCTACCTGTGGATAGTTGCATAAGAATATAGACAGAGAAATACTGGGATAGACTAAAGATAAAAATGAGatcaaatgaattttaaaatcaatgaaAAACTTCAGCCTTATGAGTTGTAAGTTCCACAAAATCTTTTACTTCTTaaggataaaaaaataaataaataaataaatacccatCGGAAGAAcctacaaaatgaataaataaataaaacaaggctACTGATGATTTACTGAAGTCAGATACTGTACAAAATACCCATCTGACGaacctataaataaataaataaaatcatataatgtTGCATTTgtatatgcatgtatttatttaaaaataataaaaatcagattcaaacaaacaaactaacaaacaaacagtatCGTATACTGTTGCATGCAatcattcatatatttattttaaaaaataaacataaataaataaataaaaatacagggCTAATGATGATTGAATGAATTCAGATACTTTACTAAATACCCATCTGAcgaacttaataaataaataaataaataaataaataaataaataaataaattgttgcatttatttatttatcccaGAAACCAAAgtggaattttatttatttatggtgcAACCTAtaatgcacaataaataaatatatacatacatacatacatacatacatacatacataatattgcattcatttattccagaaaccaaaaatataatttaaagaaCCTATAATtcaataaacatataaataaacaaataaagttgaatttatttatttattcattccagAAACGAAAATGGTCATTTAAAGAACCTAtaatgcacaataaataaataaataaataatgttgcatttatttatttatttatttattccagaAACCAAAAtggaattgtatttatttatagtgcAACCTattatacacaataaataaataatggtgcatttatttatttatttatttatttattcgttataaataaataaataaataaataaataaataaataaataaataaataaatgtgcatttatttattccagaaacaaaaaaatataatttaaaaaacataaacaaataaataaataaataaataaataatgttgcatttatttatttatttgttaaataaataatttactggTGAGTTAATTAATCCAGAAACCAAAATACTCATTTGAAAAACCTATAAAGcaacatacatgcatacataattTGTATCTTgatattgcattatatgttttttataagtaaataaataaataatttactcactgaTCATTTAATGAATCCAGAAACCAAAATACTCATCTGGAGACGATATAATGCAACATCAAGTtacaaataaagttatttttattgcgTTATTACGTCAGGGATGGTATGTACAGTCTTTATAAAACATGCATGATTGATTTTGCAAAATGACTATGAGTTATTAACTTCTATTGCCTTCGGTAACCAGTTAGTTTTAATGTTATCACGGGGCTGATATTAGAAGGTGATCAATACTCTGTCACATCACTACAACActtcacacacacgcacacgcacacgcacacgcacaagCCAGACATGCTGGAGCCAGTCTGTTGGTATTATGTGGAGAGTGTAAACTCATCAATGGGCGACTTAATTAGGACTAATTGTTGACCATGATCTCCTCGTTAGGTCTCGTTTGAAGTGCCCGGAGTCGCGCGCATATGAAAGCGCAGTGTGAGGCCGTGGCGCAGCGGCTCCCGCAGGATCAATGCACGGACGGGTTTGTTTAGGGTTTCTTTGGCGcctacatttgatttaaatacatCTCACTGGTGTTATTGCAGATCTAAAAGCCAACCTCCTCCATGCGTGCACAAATGGCAAAAACGTTGCACCAAAAGCGAAAAGGaatcatccaaaaatgaaccaTATTGGATACGGACACGTTCTGATGTTGTATTATAGGTTTCTGTGgggtttttaaaaaagaaagatacatctaacatatttttaccTATGGTTTATGGATGCAAATCATGTTTGGTTACAatgtaaatctttatttttaagagttgcTTGCTCACGCAGAACAATGCATAAAATAGAAACtggttttcatttgttttcaaaCTTGAACTGGGtttaaaaaagctgaaaaagaataagaaaaaaaatctttacattATGGGTcttaaaaacatgaatatatTGAAACTCCATGCAGTACGTGatgaaataagtaaataagtcttttatttatttgtactgcATTTTAGGTTTTTGCATGATTGTCAGATCACAACTGAGACGTGAAATTTTACTGTATCGATGCAGTTTGGTTGCAGAtgagaaatacttttttttaaaacttgcaTCATGTATGAAATGATCCAAGAAAACACTAAACTCttaaataaagtgtaaataaaGTCACTCAGTTGAGTGCGTGTCATAGTATCTCTTAACTTCAAAGGAAACTGAGATTAAACGCATTTGAACAACAGATATCTTATCAAATGTGAACTTTCAACTTGTAAGGTTCAACTTCAACACGAACAAATCACCAGTAACACAGAGATTAGGCATAAAACATAACTTTATTtctgataataaataaactcttctttttaattaaacgCTATTTTTTACAAAGCAGAACTGTACAGGTATTGCACACAGAATGtgatttaagtgttttaaaggAACAAGTCTCTGAATGTGTCTGTCTTCAGTAGTAATGCTGCCTGGGCATCATGAGCTGATGATGATGAGGAACCAGAGGCTGAGGCTGCATCATCTGCTGCATCAGCGCGCCGTGAGGCGGAAAGGGAAGTCGCTGTCTGTCGTAGCAGTGGTACTGAACCGGAAGCACGTGGGGAAGAACCATCTGAGGCAGCAGATAGTCAGCGCGCATCTCTTGAACTTCCCGCTTCAGCTTCATCCTGCGGTTTTGGAACCAAGTTCTGACCTGTAGAACAAAAGAGATGCATTTAAAATTCGTTCTATTGTTCAAATGTAACACTTCAAACATGAATTcgaatttcaaataaaatgacacTATTTTAATCTTTACTTCATCTCACGTGTTATTTTACCAATTAGATTGCAAATTctgagtcagttttttttttcggtGTATAAGCGATGGCTTTTTCGCCAATAAATTCATTAAGTGAAGAGTATAAAGTTTAATGAGCGCGTCTCACCTGAGTTTCTGACAGACTGAGTTTCAAAGCTGTTTTCACTCTTTCTCCTGCGTCCAAGTATTTGTGCTTGTTGAAGATTTTCTCAAGTTTGTCGATCTGTTCTGGTGTGAATTTGGTTCTGATTCTGCGAGTCGCTGCGTCTTTTTCCATTTCGTTCGCATCTTCGACTGAAGCGCATTCAGATGTGGCCGCTTCGCTCTCATAACCAGAGGAATAACCGCTGTTTTCTGAAACTGAACGTGAAATATACGATTAAAACACGCTCTTTTGCCAGTCACACTCATTGAAATCAATCGCAAATGCTTTGAAGCGCATACTTACAGCTTGGAGATGAGCAGTTCCTTTGCGTAACCGGAGTCGTGACCTCTTTGCCAATCTCTGGTGTCTGTTCAACTTTGTTAACCTTTGGTTTTGGCTGCAAATAAACTTTGTCGTATGATGTTGGAGGTCTCGGTTGAACCAAGCACGGTACGTGCGGCCTGTGCGTCTTTTTCTCCGGCTCCGGAACATCTCGAGACGCCGAATCGTGAAAGCTCTGGGCGAGCCAGTCCACAGAAAACTTCTTCACCATGATTGCTGTGCTGTCTGTCTGAGGAAGTGAATCTATCCGAGTACAATCCAAGACTGTTTGCCAGGCCTCCAGAGGCGGGCTGAATATATAGGCCGGTCCCGACACCGCATTAACATATGCATGGAGGAGTTAACGCCTGATCGATTCTCAATCATTAGGCCTAATGGGTCGTTATTGAAGTCTTTACATATCCTGTGATTGTGTGAAAACCTGGCGCCAGCTTGTCTGTGAGAACCTCTGGCTCATCCAGCTGTCTGCATCCTCTTCAAACACAGATGGAGTGTCAGAACAACTGGATCCCGTTGGCGCATTTATGGCGAAAAAGGCAGCGTTAATAATGGGAATTTAAAGCTTAAGGCCTAGAAACTTGAAAACAACAACCTTACATGATTCGTAAaaccttttaaatattttacaccaATTTTCAACTAATTCCTGATAATAAAACGGTGTATTTGACTTACtttgcattatatataatgtgcaggacaactgttttcaactttgataatagtcagaaacttttcttaagcagcaaatccgcatattagaatgatttctgaaggatcacgtgacactgaagactggtgtaatgatgctgaaaattcggctttgatcgctggaataaattacattttacaatatattcacataataaaagagttattttaaattgtaatatttcacatttttactgtatttattcaaataaatacagtcttgatgagcagaagagacttcaacatgttttaattgtattttttttgtaaccataTCCCACTGATTTATTTTGTCGACAGACTTTTGtatttagattttcattttacattaaacTTGATAACATGAAACGTTACtttataaagtttataaaaaCGAAAACTATAGCCAATAACTataaccaataaaataaaatacacacacacatacatatgtgaccctggaccacaaaatcactCTTAAGTAGCACTGTTATATATGTAgcaatggcccaaaacacattgtatgggtcaaaattattgatttttcttttatgccaaaaatcattagtgttaagtaaagatcatgttccatgaagatattctgtaaatttcctactgtaaatatagcaaaatgtaatttttgattagtaatatgcatttgcaCAACGTTCAAGGCTATTTTctcaatatctttatttatttattttgcatcctcagattccagattatcAGACAgttctcggccaa is from Labeo rohita strain BAU-BD-2019 chromosome 13, IGBB_LRoh.1.0, whole genome shotgun sequence and encodes:
- the vent gene encoding ventral expressed homeobox gives rise to the protein MFKKFSVEWLSQSFHAQDLDREKCFRNAPNDAFSDAPHASSDAVGEGETKAPSSPTNSCGYTSASESDESEGESGPQRRVRTKFSSDQISRLEKTFSKHKYLGATQRRKIAEKLQLSETQVKTWFQNRRMKLKREVQDMRAAEFFVPTVLPSVTSLQHQAMSGQRTPLYYPPQSLQRIPAPQMPPQPRLHPMLFAPCYF
- the vox gene encoding ventral homeobox, giving the protein MVKKFSVDWLAQSFHDSASRDVPEPEKKTHRPHVPCLVQPRPPTSYDKVYLQPKPKVNKVEQTPEIGKEVTTPVTQRNCSSPSFSENSGYSSGYESEAATSECASVEDANEMEKDAATRRIRTKFTPEQIDKLEKIFNKHKYLDAGERVKTALKLSLSETQVRTWFQNRRMKLKREVQEMRADYLLPQMVLPHVLPVQYHCYDRQRLPFPPHGALMQQMMQPQPLVPHHHQLMMPRQHYY